The segment GCCAATGAAATGGCAGGaacctaaattatttttatataaacggttaaaataatatttaataaaaaatttggtttgttttttttcattgatggGTGTCGTCGTGTGTACGTTCAAACgaatgtcatcatcatcatttttcatcgcgcaaaatatgattttttttctgtgacgACATTCGATTTTTCTACTTGGCAAAGTGcctcatcatcataaaaatcacGTGACTGCATAttctaattttctttgtgATTTTCTGTGcaaactaataataaatatgatgatgaaataaaaaaaaatatacaaaattttactcctatagcaataatatttttattcattaaaaaacaagagaaaactTTTGTACGATcattttccgatgttttttaacaaaaactaaaaatgagtgataaaaataactaGCATGAaggattttacttttttttttgaatattaagcagattttgcatcaatttttgttaaaatttaatttttttagaatttttaatgataaaaatcactTCAAACTgttctttgttttattttataatgaaacTTTATCTTGTTTCGAGATGTAACAAGTTAAGTTTTCATCATATACAAGACATATATGTTGTCCATTCGATTTAGTATGAAAAAGTTGGAATggaatatatatgaaaaagttttcgagtgtaaattgatacaaatataaagtttataataataataataaaaaagtaaatttctaataagtaataatgataataataatataaaaatggaaaaagtttgaaatttcgaaattaaaaataaaactatttttattattgtaataaaGTTGCACTTCAATCGTCATGCCAAAGTAAGGCCATTTCGAGGATTAAAGTTTGTTTGTTAATGTATATATTACTCTATTATATTATGAGATAAGAGATAACAATGGAAAAGTATGagataaatagaaaatttactgaataaagtattgaaataaaacaaagaaaaaaaagatataaaagtAAATACTGAGCGTTAGAAACGAAGAACATCGTATCGTTCGATTTTAATTTCTGAAcgctcaaaaaatcaaaataaaatgctcAAATCTgcgtaataattttcttagctacttttttttttggtaataatatttattattttttgggaagcttaataaatatatagacGTAAAATTGTGAAGGAATATTGAATatatatattgaattaaaatatataggaaaaaactttataagaaaatattgaagataataaaaaagaattgacttgaaaaattgtgattaaattttgactgtTCCTTCACAATATTTTACCTTTCATTGACTAGTTTATCACTGTAGGGATTACGAGGTCGTCGTTTCATAATATCTGACTCAGATTCCTCGTAAGCTAATGAAATCGCCGGTACCTGtagatttatatttattttatgtgatttttcttgatttgaaataattttgttttatcaacttttttttctaatctacaatttgtttttagaatttctgtGTAATTCTTTATCGGTAATTATTGTCACTTTTACCTTCGTTTGTATTTATATTCGTAAGTCACgtaaataagtttttgtttttttttttaaagttcgaATGAGTGAGATAAACACGGATTTACACTCTTTATGTCAGAGTGTTTGATTCCTATTTGAGTATTCAAATTGTCGAAGtatctttttgttttaagagAGATGGGGTAAAGGGGagattttgataataatataatgtttAGAGGGCTTTAAGATGAAAAAGGGCACAATTTGGAGAGAAATTCTTACCATGTCAGTTCCCAAATCGATACACAAGATAGTAACAGTACCCAATGGCAATGGGATATCGCACAAGATGAAAGCCAAGAAAGGAGAGATTTCGGGGATGTTTGACGTGAGTGTGTAAGCAATTGATTTCTTCAAGTTATCGAAGATAAGACGACCTTCTTCAACACCTGTGACAATTGAAGCGAAGTTATCATCGAGCAAGATCATGTCAGCAGCctataaaaggaaaatttaagttttggaAAACAAAATGATAAAGAAATTCTTACTTGTTTGGATACATCAGAGCCTGCAATACCCATAGCAACACCAATATCGGCCTTTTTCAAAGCGGGAGAATCGTTTACGCCATCGCCAGTTACAGCGACAATAGCACCCATACGTTGACAACCCTCAACaatgatcaatttttgttgcgGCGAAGTACGAGCGAATACGATTTCAGTGTGATAACGTAAGATTTCGTCGAGTTGATCGGATGCCAAGTCACGCAATTCAGCGCCATGAACGACAGCAGCTTTAGCTTCACGAGGATTAACTTCGGAAACGGGAATGTTCAAACGTTGGGCAATATCTTCAACAGTTTCGTTGCCTTCAGAGATGATACCGACAGATTTGGCAATAGCTTTTGCGGTAATTGGATGATCGCCTGTAACCATGATAACTTTAATACCAGCTGAACGACATTTTGCAACAGCATCGGGTACAGCAGCACGAGGAGGATCAATCATAGACATGAGACCAACGAAACGCAAGTTATCCAATGGGAAGTTGACTTCGTCAGAGTTGAATTTGAATCCTTGAGGGAATTTGTCGGATGGCAACATGAAATCGCAGAAACCAAGTACACGTTCGCCCAAGCCTCCGAGTTCGAGATATGCGTTGTTGAAAGCTTCCTTCATTTCTTCATCCATCAATTTTTCCTTGCCATTAATGAAGATCGTTGAACTGCGTTCGAGAATACGTTCAGGAGCTCCTTTCATGACCAACAAGTAACGAGGATCGTTGGGATCTTCAGTTTCGTGAATTGAAACTTGGAATTTGTTGGTTGAGTTGAATGGGATTTCAGTAATCTTCTTGTTCTTTTTACGATAATCCATGACATTTCCGAGAGCCAATTCCATACATTTGAGCAAAGCAGCTTCTGAAGCATCGCCGCTAACTTCTTTCTTCAAGATTGGGACGCCTTCCTGACCTCCTTTGAATTCAGCCCGATTGCACAATGTGGCAATTCGCGACAAAGCCTTGAATCCAGGGCTTGTACGATCATATTGTACACCTGACTGATCTTCTGTTGTGTCGGCTTCAATAATTTGGTTATCGAACCACATGTGAGCGACAGTCATACGATTTTGTGTCAATGTTCCTGTTTTGTCTGAGCAAATTGTTGATGTAGATCCCAAAGTTTCGACAGCTTCCAAATTCTTAACCAAGCAATTTTTGGAAGCCATACGTTTGGCAGTCAACGTTAAGCACACAGTTACAGTAGCGAGTAAACCTTCTGGCACGTTAGCGACAATGATACCGATCAAGAAAATGACAGCATCCAACCAATGGTATCCCAAGATGAAAGCAATAACGAAGAATGTAACTCCCAAGAAAACAGCGACGCCCGTAATCAATTGaatgaaatgatgaatttcCTTTGCAATTGGAGTATCTCCTGTATCCAATCCAGATGCCAAACCAGCAATACGTCCCATAACAGTGTGATCGCCACAGCTGATAACAACGCCCTTTGCTGTTCCTTCGACGGCGTTCGTTGAGAAGAATGCCAAGTTACGTGTTTCCAATGGATTTTCGTGTGTAAATTCAGGTCCGCGAGATTGGGGTTCAGATTCTCCTGTCAACGACGAGTTATCTACTTTGAAGTTACGTGCTTCAATGACACGGATATCAGCGGGAATACGATCGCCGAATTTCACTTCAACAACGTCGCCCAACACGAGATCTTCAGCGCGCAATGTCAATTTTTCGCCTTCACGAATGACAGTAGCGAATTGAGGGACCATGTTTTTGAACGATTCCATAATTTTAGACGATTTCGATTCCTGATAGTACGAAAAGATGCCCGTTACGATGACGACAGCTGCCAATACAATACCGAGATACAAGTTATCGTCAGCAGGTTCTTCAACGGATGCTGCTTGAATGGAATAGGCAATGAAGCAAAGAATGGCGCCGATCCACAAAAGAAGAGCGAAACCGCCAAACAAgttcttgcaaaatttaaccCATTCGGGTGTCGTTTTCGGGGGTGTCAATGCATTTGGACCATCACGttctaaattttcctttgcttTTGCATGACTGAGAccctaaaaaacaaaaagaaaactttaaaatctacatttttcataaaaaaaaattcattcaacttACATTTTCGGGATGAGTTTGGAATCGTTGATATAATTCTTCATTGGAGATTTTGTGATAATCGATATCTAACTCCTGTTTTAGATCATCAAGATTCTCGGTCTTTTTCTTAGGCGGCATTTTGCGTCTCGactgttgaagaaaaaaagataaaaaaggaaaattagtataaaaattcacacaaaaaaaaaaattgtaaaaaaaaattattacaaaagcaCACTATTTGAACTACAATACGAAACGAAAGCTATAACACGAATGAATAGATCGacggaaaaatcattaaaagacAATAACAAATCAATTATCGTCTATTATTACTGAAATCGTCACTATTTGACACTTAACGCTCGTCTTGCTACACAATTCATTTAACACTTAACTCACTGTATGTCACGAAATAACCTTCAGAATGTTTCGAGGAGACGACGGGCACAACAGAAAAAGTCTAAAAGCCGCTTGCAATAGCAAGAAAATTGCATACAAAAAGTTTATATAActctttttttcacaaaaaacaaCGTTTCTCGTGCGCATGCCTGTGAATGTGGGCCAACAATGCGTGTAATAATGTGGCTTTCAAATATTGGCGCCATATAAATGACTGTACAACTCTCCAATTCTCTCTCTCTATGGAACCTAAATCCTTATCATCATCGTATCATTTGACGAATTCCCTGGATAATATccaacagaaaaaatttctcatgggGATATCGTTAGTTTAACTAAAACTGGACTGTGTGAGAACAATAGCAATTTATTACATTGTTCATTCGTTCGTTCAATCGCTGGAAGGACAATTCAGAACTTTTGTTTCGTAACAATATCGcgtgatttaaattttgtatgaatatCGATTTGGAAGTCGTCGTcggtatgattttttaaataaatatttaatgcaaaaacgACACACATATACAAAACGATCCAATTTACTTGTCTTCAACACTAATGTTGAACATTGAACGTTACATAAAAAAAGCGTCTCTACCGATCTGAACGGAATACATGAATGCATAATGATCATCGATTTATTTTACAGTTTTATGGCTTCTTCTTTTGCGGTGAATTTGTAATTTAGTAGACTTGTCGTCGCTTCCTTCGCtcctttttcacattttataaattatttgcgaacggaaactttttttttctattattagaAATTCTATAAAGTTTCGTCATTCAAACGTTGCACCATTTTTCAAGTGTTTATTTGCCATCATTGACAcaatttgttgcattttattcattcacgCTGTGTCAGCAATTCACAGACTCGAACACAGATAAGGCGTAATCGAGTATGAAAAGCTTTCAATATCAATTTGATATTAATATCAAAAGCAcgtggtaattttttttgtgaaatattcaGCACGAGTTTCTGACCAAACACTTGTTTCAATTGATATtatcgataaaatattttgaaaaacttttattttgcaagAATCTGTTGAATTACCTCACACTTCACTCCTTGTCGAACGAATGAAAGTCTAAAGTATACTAAACATAAAAGCTTTTTCGACTTCAATCATTCAATTAAGTATTTCCTTTTCTTTATAGTGCTCTGACAAAATTCTATGTGCAATAATCAgcaattttataacaataaatttgtgtGTTGAATGAACACAAACACGTGATACGAACGACGCGATTATGtcgaaaaaacgaaataaataaaaaattatgttgaaattGTATTCTAAATTGTACAAATGAGCTTCATTTCCATATGAGAGAGAGCTAAAAGTTTGATTAACGGAAGGAATGTAGGAAGATTTGTGagtaatttttgcataaatgaCGTGCCTTTGTAGATTACGACGATAAGAAGAGTACATCTGTACCTAATTCAAAAGGAATTTGATCGCTAATTGATTCAAaacttgtgaaaattttagtttttcaacttttaaaatgagCTTTAGAGCAAAAGAAGTCATAAATTATCGGATATTCGATCTCAGAGAGCAAATAAATCAACCGACgcccttcaaaatatttcacttttatcGTTTTTCATACGTTTTATATTTGCCATCATATGTTAAGCCTCTCCATTACATTTATTATACTCATTTCAACCTATTTTGACATAGCATATCATGCTAATTTGATGTCTACCTTGACAACGTACGATCTGTGGATGCACAAGTCGAATATTCATCtcaataatgagaaaaaaacattgttttatgtaataatattCTGTCGCCTCTGTGAAACGTGTTCAAGTTGCGGTTATTTAATCGAATCAAAGATCATTAGAAACGAGAAGATTCTTCCAGACTCTTCAATTGTTacattttgtgtaaatatttataggaacaattcaattaattttcagaattccGCATGTTTCATTTATTGTGAATAGAATTTGTACATGTCGATTGCtgagataaacaaaaaaataataaactttttgtatGATCCAGCTAAACCTGACAAACAGGTTAGAtattcattatattatttactttGCTCGAATTTTGAACTGTTCAAGagtgacaaatattttatggttGTGAATACGATATGAAgtgtaaaaaaacaaacaattgtcGAATCAGAGTAAATATtgcgaaagtttttttttgtttcattatcGCGAGACTTGAGTACATAAGAGGACGTTAACTCAAGTTACCGGcttgaatcaaattttttttaatgtaaaaagttGTCTCTTCATGATAATTATGATATCTCGCGTTTAtttagttgttgttgtgtaaATAACAGATTTACCTGCATTTAACTGGATtaatctgaatttttattatcatttgtgTGGCAAATTTAGATCTAACTAGTTAATACAGTTCAATTTCGaaagagaagaaatttttatttgtaacaatctaaaatttaatttaaagtttatccTGTCAACTTCGGGATTCTTGTTACATAACTATATTTATGACTTCTTGCCAAAGGAAGGATGCGAGCAAAAGTTGTCATGAACAGACAAACTTTTGAATCTTTGCCCGTTTTTGCatataaaataagtttttcttGCGGAAAGTCTTCCGAAATTGAATTGCTTTCTTACATAATTCGGCAATACATGAGGCGTCTCCCCATAGCttcaatttgaaacttttctcTCGTTGTCACAATTGGAACGCGTGTCACTTGcaactaaattttcaatataataattacGTTTATAGACCGAAATAATTAGCATTTTCGTGATAAAATCGTCAGCATTCGCATGGCgttcattgatttttgattagGACAAATTTGAATCTCTGTCAATCATGACAAGGCTATACGTGACTGTGAGCTACATAAATTGATGACGTAAACGCACAGAacacgaatgaaaaaaaaaacgggaatGTCCTTCTTTTCCATTTATAAAACGttgaattattgaatttttccattttgttCATAATGTGTTACATTAAAGTGACGTCTATGGCTCAATTATTTCACTTGTGTTGTAATTTAatgacgatattttttttcgataatctgtttttcaaactttttcactCACAGCACGTTtttcaaatgtaaaattattacctatttttatcgttcactatttatttgttacaaaaattgtgTGTATTTGTGGCAGTTTTGTtcttaaatatcttttaaatatttcatgaaaaaaatatatataaaaaacggAGCCTGACGAGCTCAACACTGCATCAAGTACGAAACTagtttgatggaaaaatttctttttccatGATGTTTCGAGTCGTTTGTCGTGTGCAGCTATGGAAATAGGCGCACAGTTACGTAATACGAAGAAATATCAAAGAGCGGGTGCTAAATGCGCAGGTCGGTactaaaatgctaaaaaaaagtcttcatTGTACTGAAAAAACCAACCTTGtactattatattataataagcGACGTGTACGAGTCTGCGATGAAAAACCAAGTCTCTTATGTAAGGGAGAATTTGCATGTTTATGCTAGAATTGTTACAGCTTATAACAATTTTCCATCCAGTTACGAAAAATATAATGGAGACAACATCGTGAAGCAACATTAAGAAAACGTTCGAACCCTTTTTCCTCTTTTACTTCATCTCGTTACTCAATTTTATGACCAAACGACACAAAACACGcacatttctcataaaaagtgaaccgaaaaaaatcgatgattCCATGAAGGAAGGTCTTGAAAGGTCATTTGAGACTTACCTTCTTAAACATCAAACGTAGGAGGATTATCTTAAGACTCGTTAATGAGTCGTTTCATCCAAATGCTGAATAATGTTCTAAATACATGCAGACACCGCAAATGAACATCCAACaggaaattcaaattaaaatctattatGGCAAACAAACATCTTACAGTCGAGCGATAAAAGTTGTTGCAAAGTGAATAGCAAGAGGAGGATTAGAAATGATGATACACGCTATAAAGTTTACACTCACTCTTTTTATCATATCTATCTGGAGCGCATGAAGCTTGATGATTATCTATCATAATTTCAATTGATTAAGATTAAGGTCAAAATTGTCATTCACTCGAGTGTATGCGACTTTTGTGTCAATGTCTGCCTaccttatcaaaaatattgttaatttgaagaatttaaaaattttttctcttaacgaaattatttaaattaaaacttttttcttaacattttttatttaaaaattttatttttaaaatttttttgtattttcatgtaaatatttttattttaaaataattattttggtttcaaaaacattaaaaaatacaattaaaaattattttaaaaaatatcaatttaaattcaaaattaaatttatttatctatatttttccgttttaattgaatttcaaaaaaaaaaaaaaatttttttttcgtattgaaCTGtatattttctcttaaaaaatacatttttttttttgtaaaaaaatatataataatttaaaaaattatttttcattttttttttttaattttttcatttcagataCAAATAAAACGatggaaaatttcttctatggagtcaaaaaaaaagttcatcgaTAAGCTATATGAAACGGAAAATGGCTCACAGGTGTGTTAATATATTGCAATGGGGATTAAAATAGAGTAATTTAACGATAAAATTGCGAATGTTGCTTCACAATAAAATCCAATTAAGGGATGTGAATAAAAGTGAACAAAAGTAAATATCAACCTATTTTGCCATTAGCTTTCTTGCGGTAGCTTATCGACTTTTGCACATTTATTTGTCGCTCGAGGGCGACTTTTCGAAATGGGGCAACATTaatcatgattattattttatgatgtgATTGTTTAATGTTtcgctaaaattttgtcccatgtCACCGCGAAAGCAGAAAAAACGAGAGACAAGACAGCAAACTGCCTCGTGATTAATAATACATTAGGATGATGACCGTAATAAATGTAAATGCGGAATAAAAGAGAGATGAAAAAGATATTAATGATCATCTAAATAAAAGTACGCAATGATTTGGAAGGAAAACTGGATTTCTtctacacaaacacacaaaaaatcttcttttccaaaaaatagaaacattcggaaaggtaaaaaatgacatgaacTTCATTCAACTCAAAAGCCTTAATTGTATGAAATGACACCATTTGAGAGTTTGTTACGTaacattattgaaaattttattgcggCGCCGGCAATTTGCCGGTTAACACAAATCATCGCATCgattaaaataacttaaaaaaattcattcgcgTCAATTAAAATGGTATCATTTCATGCGACGACAATGCGCGAATAATCGCccattaaattactttaccTTGTATTGTCCATCCGCAGTCAAGTTGTCATCTTCCACTGAATCTACAGTGGCAACTCGGTATGAATCTGACCTTGATAActacgatgatttttttttttttttatgaaaaaacatttaaattgtgAAACAAAATTGTGTCAGGAATGGATGAATGATGTTTAACgggaacaaaaacaaaaataaatgttaagcaaaatcaaataaattaaaaaaaaaaaacgaaaaatgtaGACCAAGAATAAATGAGACCCAAAACTGATTTAATATCTTGTCTATTTGGATACAAATCGTgtatgcaatttattttaggactaaaatgtttaattttagcaaaaattgcataaaatagCGAGTTGGATCAGCGTGCGGcgattttttccacaaaaccGCCATCGAGGggaaatttttccacaaaatcgCCAAGAGAGACGAGTGTTTGTGAGTTACTCGCTCTCGctcttttctctcattttgtTCGTCAACGTCATGAGCTACACGCGTTGAGTTGACgccctttgaaaaattgtaaattttttctacaaaaaattacgattcatatttttctgctctttttatgttttttttttcagcacttTTCGATacgaattt is part of the Culicoides brevitarsis isolate CSIRO-B50_1 chromosome 3, AGI_CSIRO_Cbre_v1, whole genome shotgun sequence genome and harbors:
- the LOC134836046 gene encoding sodium/potassium-transporting ATPase subunit alpha isoform X3; translated protein: MSELSRSDSYRVATVDSVEDDNLTADGQYKSRRKMPPKKKTENLDDLKQELDIDYHKISNEELYQRFQTHPENGLSHAKAKENLERDGPNALTPPKTTPEWVKFCKNLFGGFALLLWIGAILCFIAYSIQAASVEEPADDNLYLGIVLAAVVIVTGIFSYYQESKSSKIMESFKNMVPQFATVIREGEKLTLRAEDLVLGDVVEVKFGDRIPADIRVIEARNFKVDNSSLTGESEPQSRGPEFTHENPLETRNLAFFSTNAVEGTAKGVVISCGDHTVMGRIAGLASGLDTGDTPIAKEIHHFIQLITGVAVFLGVTFFVIAFILGYHWLDAVIFLIGIIVANVPEGLLATVTVCLTLTAKRMASKNCLVKNLEAVETLGSTSTICSDKTGTLTQNRMTVAHMWFDNQIIEADTTEDQSGVQYDRTSPGFKALSRIATLCNRAEFKGGQEGVPILKKEVSGDASEAALLKCMELALGNVMDYRKKNKKITEIPFNSTNKFQVSIHETEDPNDPRYLLVMKGAPERILERSSTIFINGKEKLMDEEMKEAFNNAYLELGGLGERVLGFCDFMLPSDKFPQGFKFNSDEVNFPLDNLRFVGLMSMIDPPRAAVPDAVAKCRSAGIKVIMVTGDHPITAKAIAKSVGIISEGNETVEDIAQRLNIPVSEVNPREAKAAVVHGAELRDLASDQLDEILRYHTEIVFARTSPQQKLIIVEGCQRMGAIVAVTGDGVNDSPALKKADIGVAMGIAGSDVSKQAADMILLDDNFASIVTGVEEGRLIFDNLKKSIAYTLTSNIPEISPFLAFILCDIPLPLGTVTILCIDLGTDMVPAISLAYEEAESDIMKRQPRNPFTDKLVNERLISMAYGQIGMIQAAAGFFVYFVIMAENGFLPLKLFGIRKMWDSKAVNDLTDSYGQEWTYRDRKTLEYTCHTAFFVSIVVVQWADLIICKTRRNSIFHQGMRNWALNFGIIFETVLAAILSYTPGMDKGLRMFPLKFVWWLPALPFSLSIFLYDETRRFYLRRNPGGWLEQETYY